In one Denitratisoma sp. genomic region, the following are encoded:
- a CDS encoding SDR family oxidoreductase: protein MARDFAGRTVAVTGAAGGLGRALCLRFAAAGARIVALDRDAAVLEGLTFPEGTEVVRIACDVSSGEDCLRAMAEARRAFGGVDVLVNNAGITHRSAFAHTEPAVIRRVMEVNFFGALHCTHAALEDLVARRGLVVAISSVAGFAPLVARTGYAASKHALHGFFDSLRTEVEPHGVKVLLVCPSFISTGIEKNALAGDGGPVRHAQSVVGRRATPKAMAEKIFRAAQAERRLLLPDRVSRLSWWVSRLAPRVYERQMVRKLGREMAGK from the coding sequence ATGGCGCGTGACTTTGCCGGGCGGACGGTGGCGGTCACCGGCGCCGCCGGCGGGCTGGGCCGCGCGCTCTGCCTGCGCTTCGCCGCCGCCGGCGCGCGCATCGTCGCGCTCGACCGCGATGCCGCCGTGCTGGAGGGACTGACTTTTCCGGAAGGCACCGAGGTTGTCCGCATCGCCTGCGACGTGTCGAGCGGGGAGGATTGCCTGCGGGCGATGGCCGAGGCGCGGCGCGCCTTCGGCGGCGTCGACGTGCTGGTGAACAACGCCGGCATCACCCACCGCAGCGCCTTCGCGCACACCGAACCGGCGGTGATCCGCCGAGTCATGGAAGTCAATTTTTTCGGCGCGCTGCACTGCACGCATGCCGCGCTGGAGGACCTGGTGGCGCGGCGCGGCCTGGTGGTCGCCATCTCCAGCGTGGCCGGCTTCGCCCCGCTGGTCGCGCGCACCGGCTACGCGGCGAGCAAGCACGCGCTGCACGGCTTCTTCGACAGCCTGCGCACGGAGGTCGAGCCGCACGGCGTGAAGGTGCTGCTGGTCTGTCCGTCCTTCATCAGCACCGGCATCGAGAAGAACGCGCTGGCCGGCGATGGCGGGCCGGTGCGCCACGCCCAGTCCGTCGTCGGCCGCCGCGCGACGCCCAAAGCCATGGCGGAGAAGATCTTCCGTGCGGCGCAGGCCGAGCGGCGCCTGCTGCTGCCCGACCGCGTCTCGCGGCTGTCGTGGTGGGTGTCGCGGCTGGCGCCGCGGGTCTACGAGCGGCAGATGGTCAGGAAGCTCGGCCGGGAGATGGCCGGCAAATAA